In a genomic window of Geoalkalibacter sp.:
- the draG gene encoding ADP-ribosyl-[dinitrogen reductase] hydrolase: MSAVVSRAQAAFLGLALGDALGATTEFMTPAEIRAAHGVHRKITGGGWLHLKPGQVTDDTEMSLCIARALVAARGWDLAGIAEQFVAWMRAKPIDIGATCRRGIRDYMLKGQLQAPPNDWDAGNGGVMRMLPVALFTLGDDSLLERCALEQARLTHNHPLSDAACLCVGRLVQQALLGADRHQLHQVARTLVAAYPTFRFNDYRGRAGGYVVETLQTVFHYFFSTATFEECLIGVVNQGGDADTTGAIAGMLAGAFYGLAELPAAWLRRLDGAVRAEAGQRAEELVGLSPWARGAA, encoded by the coding sequence ATGAGCGCAGTCGTGTCCCGCGCCCAGGCGGCGTTTCTCGGTCTGGCCCTGGGCGATGCCCTGGGGGCGACCACCGAGTTCATGACGCCGGCGGAGATTCGCGCCGCCCATGGCGTGCATCGCAAGATCACAGGCGGCGGCTGGCTGCATCTCAAGCCGGGGCAGGTCACCGACGACACGGAAATGTCCCTGTGCATCGCCCGCGCCCTGGTGGCCGCCCGCGGCTGGGATCTCGCGGGCATCGCCGAGCAGTTCGTCGCCTGGATGCGCGCCAAGCCCATCGACATCGGCGCCACCTGCCGGCGCGGCATTCGCGATTACATGCTCAAGGGCCAGTTGCAAGCACCGCCCAACGACTGGGATGCCGGCAACGGCGGCGTCATGCGCATGCTGCCCGTGGCGCTGTTCACCCTTGGCGACGATTCCCTGCTCGAGCGCTGCGCCCTGGAGCAGGCCCGCCTCACTCACAATCACCCCCTCTCCGATGCCGCCTGCCTTTGCGTCGGGCGTCTGGTGCAGCAGGCCCTGCTCGGCGCCGACCGCCACCAGCTGCACCAGGTGGCGCGCACCCTGGTGGCGGCTTATCCCACCTTCCGCTTCAATGACTATCGCGGCCGGGCCGGCGGCTACGTGGTCGAGACCCTTCAGACCGTCTTTCATTATTTCTTCTCCACCGCCACCTTCGAGGAATGCCTGATCGGCGTGGTCAATCAGGGCGGTGACGCCGATACCACCGGGGCCATCGCCGGGATGCTCGCCGGGGCGTTTTACGGCCTGGCCGAGCTGCCTGCCGCCTGGCTGCGCCGACTGGACGGCGCGGTGCGCGCCGAGGCCGGGCAGCGTGCCGAGGAATTGGTGGGACTTTCACCCTGGGCGCGGGGCGCGGCATAA
- a CDS encoding NAD(+)--dinitrogen-reductase ADP-D-ribosyltransferase, giving the protein MRSVPLNLCGLPPWAIASRHFNAHPQPLEIQGVRQANRLLFARLDALEDAQARGLQFHDYMDVSFQLHQWRQETSVKGRKSLKNSYLRFLRGWMFDSNSPEGAVLKGWVESRFGLPPTYHGSRIADPHGEAYYRYLVERMKGAARTNAVNAQFDVLFAFVQYELARRFPGRTHLPLYRGVHDFSEYPILEELGKNRFVVRLNNLNSFTSDFERAWEFGSKVMKADVPLCKVVYLCGILPSSLLKGEEEVLVLGGEFEVEVLTGGFG; this is encoded by the coding sequence ATGCGCTCGGTTCCCCTGAATCTTTGCGGGCTGCCGCCCTGGGCCATCGCCTCGCGTCATTTCAACGCCCATCCCCAGCCCCTGGAGATCCAGGGGGTGCGCCAGGCCAATCGTCTGCTCTTCGCGCGCCTCGATGCCCTGGAGGATGCCCAGGCGCGCGGCCTGCAGTTTCACGACTACATGGATGTGAGCTTTCAGCTTCATCAATGGCGACAGGAGACTTCGGTCAAGGGGCGCAAGAGCCTCAAGAACAGCTATCTGCGTTTTCTGCGCGGCTGGATGTTCGATTCCAATTCCCCCGAAGGGGCGGTGCTCAAGGGCTGGGTGGAAAGCCGCTTCGGCCTGCCGCCCACCTATCACGGCAGCAGGATTGCTGATCCGCACGGCGAGGCCTACTATCGCTACCTGGTCGAGCGCATGAAGGGGGCGGCGCGCACCAACGCCGTCAATGCCCAGTTCGACGTGCTCTTCGCCTTCGTGCAGTACGAACTGGCGCGACGCTTCCCCGGCCGGACCCATCTGCCTCTGTATCGCGGGGTCCATGATTTCAGCGAGTATCCGATTCTTGAGGAACTGGGCAAGAATCGCTTCGTCGTGCGCCTCAACAATCTCAACTCCTTCACCAGCGATTTCGAGCGCGCCTGGGAATTCGGCAGCAAGGTCATGAAGGCCGATGTGCCCTTGTGCAAGGTTGTCTACCTGTGCGGCATCCTGCCGTCGAGCCTGCTCAAGGGAGAAGAAGAGGTGCTGGTGCTGGGTGGGGAATTTGAAGTCGAGGTGCTGACGGGCGGCTTCGGATGA
- a CDS encoding ANTAR domain-containing response regulator — protein MKTALVVDDEPLIRRQVAETLKNYGFDEIVEAGNGQEALNLALAKRPLLIVMDVTMPVLDGISAAEKIGKQAPAPIVLLTGNADAATIERARLAGVMSYVVKPFRDVQLLPAVDLAIHHFMEITTLRDEVSALRETLEARKTIEKAKGLLMKKGLSEPEAYRRMQKLAMDKRKSLKEVAEAILLMEE, from the coding sequence ATGAAGACCGCTCTCGTGGTTGACGATGAACCCCTGATCCGCCGTCAGGTGGCGGAAACCCTGAAAAACTATGGCTTTGACGAAATCGTCGAGGCCGGAAACGGCCAGGAGGCGCTCAATCTCGCCCTGGCCAAGCGGCCGCTGCTCATCGTCATGGATGTCACCATGCCTGTGCTGGATGGCATCAGCGCTGCCGAAAAAATAGGCAAGCAGGCACCGGCTCCTATCGTGCTGCTCACCGGCAATGCCGATGCCGCGACCATCGAACGCGCCCGCCTGGCCGGGGTCATGAGCTATGTGGTCAAGCCCTTCCGCGATGTGCAGCTGCTGCCGGCGGTGGATCTCGCCATCCATCATTTCATGGAAATCACCACCCTGCGCGACGAGGTTTCGGCCCTGCGCGAAACGCTTGAGGCGCGCAAAACCATCGAGAAGGCCAAGGGTCTGCTGATGAAAAAGGGTCTGAGCGAGCCCGAGGCCTACCGGCGCATGCAGAAGCTGGCCATGGACAAGCGTAAATCCCTCAAGGAGGTGGCCGAGGCGATTTTGCTCATGGAGGAATAA
- a CDS encoding MFS transporter, with amino-acid sequence MSNSPQTPPHFQRRIVALMVFTVFFSVLNGTMFNVAVPDIQQQYALSPTQVSWVVTGFIVVFALAAVSYGKLADIYALRRLITIGLLLFNAGAILGFLSSWSSYPVVVAARLLQASGGGAIPALSMLVATRFFGPELRGRVLGAMASTVAFAAGIGPIVGGLIAGRWHWRYLFLLSLATLAALLLFRRLLPAEPRRDKSFDLAGALLLAAAVAVLLVFITDGHLWLLPLGLVLLGWFWRHILRAPSPFAPPRRFANHLYRHGLLTVFLALGPVFGMFFAVPLMLRALYDLSTLHIGLVIFPGALSAAIFGFLGGRLADRRGSVFVVRLGLALLLVSFLALAAAAGADARLLSLVLIVCYTGFAFIQSALAKAVSTTLAPEHSGVGMGLYNLVFFTAGAFGAALTGRLIEVLIHFAPPGSLEPAPLHFSGVFMVSALTTVAAAGVFYGAFRHQGGPDRDRSLG; translated from the coding sequence ATGTCGAATTCACCGCAAACCCCGCCGCATTTCCAGCGTCGCATCGTCGCCCTGATGGTGTTCACCGTCTTTTTCTCGGTGCTCAACGGCACCATGTTCAACGTCGCGGTGCCCGATATCCAGCAGCAGTATGCTCTGTCGCCCACCCAGGTGAGCTGGGTGGTGACCGGGTTCATCGTCGTTTTTGCCCTGGCGGCGGTGAGCTACGGCAAGCTGGCGGACATCTATGCCCTGCGCCGCCTGATCACCATCGGTCTGCTGCTGTTCAACGCCGGAGCGATCCTTGGTTTTCTTTCGTCCTGGTCGAGTTATCCGGTGGTGGTGGCGGCGCGTCTGCTCCAAGCCTCGGGCGGGGGGGCGATCCCGGCTCTGTCCATGCTGGTGGCGACGCGCTTTTTCGGCCCCGAGCTGCGCGGCCGGGTGTTGGGGGCCATGGCCTCGACCGTGGCCTTCGCCGCGGGCATCGGACCCATCGTCGGCGGATTGATCGCCGGGCGCTGGCATTGGCGCTATCTGTTTCTGCTATCCTTGGCCACCCTGGCGGCCTTGCTGCTGTTTCGGCGCCTGCTGCCCGCCGAGCCGCGGCGCGACAAGAGTTTCGATCTGGCCGGGGCCTTGCTGCTGGCGGCAGCCGTGGCGGTGTTGCTGGTATTCATCACCGACGGCCATCTCTGGCTGCTGCCCCTGGGCCTGGTTCTGCTGGGGTGGTTCTGGCGCCACATTCTTCGCGCCCCGAGTCCATTCGCGCCGCCCCGGCGGTTTGCCAATCACCTCTATCGCCACGGCCTGCTCACGGTGTTTCTCGCCCTGGGGCCGGTGTTCGGCATGTTCTTCGCCGTGCCCCTGATGCTGCGCGCCCTCTATGATCTGTCCACCCTGCACATCGGCCTGGTGATTTTTCCCGGCGCCCTGAGCGCCGCGATCTTCGGTTTTCTCGGCGGGCGCCTGGCGGATCGGCGCGGCAGCGTCTTCGTGGTTCGGCTCGGTCTGGCCCTGCTGCTCGTCAGTTTTCTTGCCCTGGCCGCGGCGGCCGGAGCCGATGCCCGTCTCCTTTCCCTGGTGCTGATCGTTTGCTACACGGGCTTCGCTTTTATCCAGTCGGCGCTGGCCAAGGCCGTATCCACCACCCTGGCGCCGGAGCACAGCGGCGTGGGCATGGGGTTGTACAACCTGGTGTTTTTCACCGCCGGGGCGTTCGGCGCGGCCCTGACCGGGCGGCTCATCGAGGTGTTGATCCATTTCGCCCCCCCGGGCTCCCTTGAGCCCGCGCCCCTCCACTTTTCCGGCGTCTTCATGGTTTCGGCCTTGACCACCGTGGCCGCGGCCGGGGTTTTTTACGGCGCCTTCCGCCATCAGGGCGGGCCCGATCGGGATCGCTCCCTCGGCTAA
- a CDS encoding TetR/AcrR family transcriptional regulator — MSQPDTKQRILDAAERLFAEGGFHHTSLRAITTKAGVNLAAVNYHFGGKEALVEAIFERRLSPLNAARRQQLDAVRDRARAEGRAPDIEEVLRAFIEPTLAFRDAGPGARAFISLVGRALSEPDGVVRGAFLHHMQPLFAYLLELTRSALPHLDPQRTFWRLFFALSAIGHTICLLDKPLPWPPGVTPLQDSQALLAEILPFLTAGMEVKG, encoded by the coding sequence ATGAGCCAACCCGATACCAAACAGCGCATCCTCGACGCCGCCGAGCGTCTCTTTGCCGAGGGCGGCTTCCACCACACGTCCCTGCGCGCCATCACCACCAAGGCGGGAGTCAATCTGGCGGCGGTCAATTATCATTTCGGCGGCAAGGAAGCCCTGGTGGAAGCCATTTTCGAGCGGCGTCTCAGCCCGCTCAACGCGGCGCGCCGCCAACAGCTTGACGCGGTGCGCGACCGGGCGCGCGCCGAGGGGCGCGCCCCCGACATCGAGGAAGTCCTGCGCGCCTTCATCGAACCGACCCTGGCCTTTCGCGACGCGGGACCCGGGGCCAGGGCCTTCATCTCCCTGGTCGGTCGCGCCCTGAGCGAACCCGACGGGGTGGTGCGCGGCGCCTTTCTCCACCACATGCAGCCGCTCTTCGCCTACCTGCTGGAACTGACCCGCTCGGCCCTGCCCCACCTCGACCCACAACGAACCTTCTGGCGGCTGTTTTTTGCCCTGTCCGCCATCGGCCACACCATCTGCCTGCTCGACAAACCCCTGCCCTGGCCCCCCGGCGTCACGCCCTTGCAGGACAGCCAAGCCCTGCTGGCCGAAATCCTTCCCTTTCTCACCGCGGGCATGGAGGTCAAAGGATGA
- a CDS encoding efflux transporter outer membrane subunit, with product MNLRRCLLFLLLVLSGGCALHQPQPIAPPLEEVPPSYGGMPDQEQIEPALAPWWRAFADPTLDALLSQALVANTDWRQALARLEQAEAVARAARAPLLPTLDLQGQGRREKSPGIFGEHTGTSSNLSLAAGYEIDLWQKIAGRARAADLDRQAAGGDAQALLLTLSARVADFYYLAAEQRSQLELIDAGIATFADTLELVENRYREGLVPALDVHQARLALDAARARRPQHEAGLAQAEHALAVLLGRYPGDLPAGPLILLPEVPRAFPAGLPSTLLTRRPDVQAALLRVQAADARLGAAIAERFPALNLLAGYGYAENSFAIGDISGTFWNLILNAAQPLFDGGRRRAEVERHEALFRERLAAYHGTVLGAFQEVEDALAANRADEERIVRLETQTATTAATLRLSLERYLAGLSDYLPVLSAQGNHFNSQSQLVSARRQLISDRITLARALGGQWMAGELDAQLSATDHRGSQLP from the coding sequence ATGAACCTGCGCCGCTGCCTTCTTTTCCTCCTGCTGGTCTTGAGCGGCGGCTGCGCCCTGCATCAACCGCAGCCCATCGCGCCGCCCCTTGAAGAGGTGCCGCCCAGCTATGGCGGCATGCCCGATCAGGAACAGATCGAGCCTGCCCTCGCCCCCTGGTGGCGGGCCTTTGCCGATCCGACCCTCGATGCGTTGCTGAGCCAGGCCCTGGTCGCCAATACCGACTGGCGCCAGGCCCTGGCCCGACTGGAACAAGCCGAGGCGGTGGCCCGCGCGGCCCGCGCCCCCCTGCTGCCGACCCTCGACCTCCAGGGCCAGGGACGCCGCGAGAAGAGTCCCGGCATTTTCGGCGAGCACACCGGCACCAGTTCCAACCTGTCCCTGGCCGCCGGATATGAGATCGACCTCTGGCAAAAAATCGCCGGGCGGGCGCGAGCGGCCGACCTCGACCGGCAAGCGGCCGGCGGCGACGCCCAGGCCCTGCTGTTGACGCTTTCGGCGCGCGTCGCCGATTTCTACTACCTGGCCGCCGAGCAGCGCAGCCAGCTGGAACTGATCGACGCCGGCATCGCCACCTTCGCCGACACCCTGGAACTTGTCGAAAACCGCTATCGCGAGGGCCTGGTGCCCGCCCTCGATGTCCACCAGGCGCGGCTGGCCCTCGACGCCGCCCGCGCCCGCCGCCCCCAGCACGAGGCCGGACTGGCCCAGGCCGAGCATGCCTTGGCGGTACTGCTGGGGCGCTATCCCGGCGACCTGCCGGCGGGCCCCCTGATCCTGCTGCCCGAGGTGCCCCGCGCGTTTCCCGCCGGCCTGCCCTCCACCCTGCTGACCCGCCGCCCCGATGTCCAAGCGGCGCTGCTGCGCGTCCAAGCCGCCGACGCGCGCCTCGGCGCCGCGATCGCCGAGCGCTTTCCCGCCCTCAATCTGCTCGCCGGCTACGGGTACGCGGAAAACTCCTTCGCCATCGGCGACATCTCCGGCACCTTCTGGAATCTGATTCTCAACGCAGCCCAGCCGCTATTCGACGGCGGACGACGCCGGGCGGAGGTCGAGCGCCACGAAGCCCTGTTCCGTGAGCGGCTCGCTGCCTATCACGGCACGGTGCTCGGTGCCTTCCAGGAGGTGGAGGATGCCCTCGCCGCCAATCGTGCCGACGAGGAGCGCATCGTCCGCCTCGAAACCCAGACCGCAACGACCGCCGCCACCTTGCGCCTGTCCCTGGAGCGGTACCTCGCCGGGCTCTCCGATTATCTGCCGGTGCTCTCCGCCCAGGGCAACCACTTCAACAGCCAGAGCCAACTGGTCAGCGCCCGTCGCCAGCTCATCAGCGACCGCATCACCCTGGCGCGCGCCCTGGGCGGCCAGTGGATGGCCGGCGAGCTCGATGCGCAGCTCAGCGCAACCGACCACCGGGGGAGCCAACTGCCATGA
- a CDS encoding efflux RND transporter periplasmic adaptor subunit produces the protein MNRTALHLKILLPLLILALGAAGMAALIKSRQPPTREAPETLGALVEVLEVRRADHPLRIQATGTVQPRHELSITPQVSGLVVEIAPEMLAGGRVAKGEQLFAVEDVDYRLAVERAQAALARAELDLATVEGQARVARAEWERLNLDGRQEPNPLVLFEPQLANARAGVGAARAQLEQARLDLARTRLSAPFPALVRSAQVERGQYLRAGSPVATLIGTERAEVVVPLPLEDLALVRVPRSGGTPSGSPAEIRLTLGERGFVWRGQVVRSLGEVDERGRMTRIVVAVEDPYNLRGTWPATHPALEMGSFVQVEILGETLPRVMSIPRTALREGDQVWIADADDRLRIRAVDVLRREPQSLLIGEGLQEGERLVLTHLMGAAEGMKLRPRAAETQTP, from the coding sequence ATGAATCGTACCGCCCTGCACCTGAAGATCCTTCTGCCGCTGCTGATCCTCGCCCTCGGCGCAGCGGGCATGGCCGCGCTGATCAAGTCCCGCCAGCCGCCGACGCGGGAAGCTCCGGAAACCCTCGGTGCCCTGGTCGAGGTCCTGGAGGTGCGTCGCGCCGACCATCCGCTGCGCATTCAGGCCACGGGCACCGTGCAGCCGCGCCACGAGCTGAGCATCACGCCTCAGGTCAGCGGGCTGGTGGTGGAGATCGCCCCGGAGATGCTGGCGGGGGGGCGCGTGGCCAAGGGCGAGCAGCTCTTCGCCGTGGAGGACGTCGATTATCGCCTCGCCGTGGAGCGCGCCCAGGCGGCCCTCGCCCGCGCCGAACTGGATCTGGCGACGGTCGAGGGCCAGGCGCGGGTGGCGCGCGCCGAGTGGGAGCGTCTCAACCTCGATGGCCGGCAGGAACCCAATCCCCTGGTGCTCTTCGAGCCTCAACTGGCCAACGCCAGGGCCGGGGTCGGCGCGGCGCGCGCCCAACTCGAACAGGCGCGCCTCGATCTGGCGCGCACCCGCCTGAGCGCCCCTTTCCCTGCCCTGGTGCGCAGCGCCCAGGTGGAACGGGGCCAGTATCTGCGCGCCGGCAGCCCGGTGGCGACGCTCATCGGCACCGAGCGCGCCGAGGTCGTCGTTCCCCTGCCCCTGGAAGATCTCGCGCTGGTGCGCGTGCCGCGTTCCGGCGGCACCCCGTCGGGCTCGCCCGCCGAGATTCGCCTGACCCTGGGCGAGCGCGGCTTCGTCTGGCGAGGCCAGGTGGTCCGCTCCCTGGGCGAGGTCGACGAGCGCGGACGCATGACGCGCATCGTCGTCGCCGTCGAGGATCCCTACAACTTGCGCGGCACCTGGCCGGCCACCCACCCCGCCCTGGAGATGGGCAGCTTCGTGCAGGTCGAGATCCTCGGCGAGACCCTGCCGCGGGTGATGAGCATCCCGCGCACCGCCCTGCGCGAGGGCGATCAGGTGTGGATCGCGGATGCGGACGACCGCCTGCGCATCCGCGCCGTGGACGTCCTGCGCCGCGAGCCGCAGTCCCTGCTCATCGGCGAGGGACTGCAGGAGGGCGAGCGGCTGGTGCTCACCCATCTCATGGGCGCCGCCGAGGGCATGAAGCTCAGGCCGCGCGCCGCGGAGACACAAACCCCATGA
- a CDS encoding efflux RND transporter permease subunit has translation MNGPIRWMARNHVAANLLMLVFVVGGLIMAKSIKQEIFPEVSLDTIQVSVAYPGAGPEEIEDGILLQIEDVLTEVDGIRELRATAVEGMGMVNAVLRAGENADVILQDIKSAVDRIITFPEDAERPVIAKLLNRREVVSVVVYGELSSHALRERAELIRDELLEFAQITQVDLGGVRPYEISIEIGEENLRRYGLSLDQVAQRIRRASLDLPAGAVKTQGGEILLRTKERRYLGPEYADISLITLADGTRVRLGDIAVIKDDFRETDEFARFDDQPAAMVKVYRVGDQKPTEISEIVKRYVAEKSRDLPPSVRLGIWNDTSELLQSRMDLLIKNAMIGLVLVFLILGLFLEIRLALWVMLGIPISFLGAMFLMPGMDVSINMISLFAFIMALGIVVDDAIVIGENIFDHRQMGKPYLQAAMDGAVEVGRPVIFSVLTTIAAFLPLVYVSGMMGKFIGVIPLVVISILTVSLIEVLFVLPAHLSLGGPRQAPGGLLGAIDRVRRRFGRALDAFIAGPYRRTLEICLQFRYATLAAAVAVLLLSVGLVGGGFIRFLFMPAVDGDVVLVSLEMPPGTPVELTRAAQEHIVEQAYATVAEFDAQRPEGASILRNIYALVGATLDQGGPNPGDTSSGAHLANIALFLQPSEERGLPATHIAQRWRQLVGEIPGARNLSFKSNLVMLGANIDVQLAHQDFAVLQTAAARLKEALAAYPGVGDIADNYAPGKRELKLRLTPEALSLGLTEEDLGRQVRAAFHGAEALRLQRGRNEVRVMVRYPEEDRRSLWDFEQMRIRTPRGGELPLARAAFISEGRGYSQINRSDRKRVINVTADVDEKRANANQILEDLQAGMLPQLRADFPGLSFDLEGEEKERRDSVGSMRQGFMLALFGIYALLAIPFRSYSQPLLIMTAIPFGVVGAILGHLLMGFDLTILSLFGIVALSGVVVNASLLLVDRINSGRREGSELLPAVIEGSMRRFRPILLTSLTTFFGLAPMILETSVQAQFLIPMALSLGFGVLFSTGITLVLLPCLYIALEDLRGLFGLRPAHGDHRAELEPPPA, from the coding sequence ATGAACGGTCCGATTCGCTGGATGGCCCGCAATCACGTGGCCGCCAACCTGCTGATGCTGGTGTTCGTGGTCGGCGGCCTGATCATGGCCAAATCCATCAAGCAGGAAATCTTCCCCGAGGTGTCCCTCGACACCATTCAGGTTTCCGTCGCCTATCCCGGCGCGGGACCCGAGGAAATCGAGGACGGCATCCTGCTGCAGATCGAGGATGTGCTCACCGAGGTCGACGGCATCCGCGAACTGCGCGCCACCGCCGTGGAGGGCATGGGCATGGTCAACGCGGTGCTGCGCGCCGGCGAGAATGCCGATGTGATCCTGCAGGACATCAAGAGCGCGGTGGACCGCATCATCACCTTTCCCGAGGATGCCGAGCGGCCCGTCATCGCCAAGCTGCTCAACCGCCGCGAGGTGGTGTCGGTGGTGGTTTACGGCGAACTCTCCAGCCACGCCCTGCGCGAGCGCGCCGAGCTGATCCGCGATGAACTGCTCGAATTCGCGCAGATCACCCAGGTGGACCTGGGCGGCGTGCGGCCCTACGAGATCTCCATCGAGATCGGCGAGGAGAACCTGCGCCGCTACGGCCTGTCCCTCGACCAGGTGGCGCAGCGCATCCGGCGCGCGTCCCTCGATCTGCCCGCCGGCGCGGTCAAGACCCAGGGCGGTGAAATTTTGCTGCGCACCAAGGAGCGCCGCTATCTCGGGCCCGAATATGCCGACATCAGCCTCATCACCCTCGCCGACGGCACGCGGGTGCGCCTCGGGGATATCGCCGTCATCAAGGATGACTTCCGAGAAACCGATGAGTTCGCGCGCTTCGATGACCAGCCGGCGGCCATGGTCAAGGTCTACCGGGTCGGCGATCAGAAACCGACGGAAATTTCCGAGATCGTCAAGCGCTACGTCGCCGAGAAAAGCCGCGACCTGCCGCCCTCGGTGCGCCTGGGTATCTGGAACGACACCTCGGAGCTCTTGCAAAGCCGCATGGACCTGCTGATCAAGAACGCCATGATCGGTCTGGTGCTGGTGTTTCTCATCCTCGGGCTGTTCCTCGAAATCCGGCTGGCCCTGTGGGTCATGCTCGGCATTCCCATCTCCTTTCTCGGCGCCATGTTCCTCATGCCGGGCATGGATGTCTCCATCAACATGATCTCCCTGTTCGCCTTCATCATGGCCCTGGGCATCGTGGTGGACGACGCCATCGTCATCGGCGAGAACATCTTCGACCACCGGCAGATGGGCAAGCCCTACCTGCAGGCGGCCATGGACGGCGCGGTGGAGGTGGGCCGGCCGGTGATCTTTTCCGTGCTGACCACGATTGCCGCCTTCCTGCCCCTGGTCTACGTCAGCGGCATGATGGGCAAGTTCATCGGCGTCATCCCCCTGGTGGTCATCTCGATTCTCACCGTCTCCCTCATCGAGGTGCTGTTCGTGTTGCCCGCCCATCTGTCCCTGGGTGGTCCGCGCCAGGCCCCCGGCGGCCTGCTCGGCGCCATCGACCGGGTGCGGCGGCGCTTCGGCCGGGCGCTGGACGCCTTCATCGCCGGCCCCTACCGCCGCACGCTGGAAATCTGTCTCCAATTTCGCTACGCCACCCTGGCCGCCGCCGTCGCGGTGCTGCTGCTCAGCGTCGGCCTGGTGGGTGGCGGGTTCATCCGTTTTCTGTTCATGCCCGCGGTGGACGGCGACGTGGTGCTGGTGAGCCTGGAAATGCCGCCGGGCACGCCGGTGGAGCTCACCCGAGCGGCGCAGGAGCACATCGTCGAGCAGGCCTACGCGACGGTCGCCGAATTCGACGCCCAGCGCCCCGAGGGGGCATCCATCCTGCGCAACATCTACGCCCTGGTCGGCGCCACCCTCGACCAGGGCGGCCCCAATCCCGGCGACACCAGCAGCGGCGCCCACCTCGCCAATATCGCCCTGTTCCTGCAGCCCAGCGAGGAGCGCGGCCTGCCCGCCACGCACATCGCCCAACGCTGGCGGCAGTTGGTGGGAGAAATTCCCGGGGCGCGCAATCTCAGCTTCAAATCCAACCTGGTGATGCTCGGCGCCAACATCGACGTGCAGCTCGCCCATCAGGATTTCGCGGTGCTGCAAACCGCCGCCGCCCGGCTCAAGGAAGCGTTGGCCGCCTACCCGGGAGTGGGCGACATCGCCGACAATTACGCCCCGGGCAAGCGCGAGCTCAAGCTGCGCCTCACCCCCGAAGCCCTGAGCCTTGGTCTTACCGAGGAGGACCTGGGACGCCAGGTGCGCGCCGCCTTCCATGGCGCCGAGGCGCTGCGCCTGCAACGCGGCCGCAACGAGGTGCGCGTCATGGTGCGCTATCCCGAGGAGGACCGCCGCAGTCTCTGGGACTTCGAGCAGATGCGCATCCGCACACCGCGGGGCGGCGAACTGCCCCTGGCGCGCGCGGCCTTCATCAGCGAGGGACGCGGCTACAGCCAGATCAACCGCAGCGACCGCAAGCGGGTGATCAACGTCACCGCCGATGTCGACGAAAAGCGCGCCAACGCCAACCAGATCCTTGAGGACCTGCAGGCCGGCATGCTGCCGCAGCTGCGCGCCGACTTTCCCGGCCTGAGCTTTGATCTGGAAGGCGAGGAAAAGGAGCGCCGCGACTCGGTGGGCAGCATGCGCCAGGGCTTCATGCTGGCGCTCTTCGGCATCTACGCCCTGCTCGCCATTCCCTTTCGCAGCTACAGTCAGCCCCTGCTGATCATGACCGCCATTCCCTTCGGCGTGGTCGGAGCGATTCTCGGGCATCTGCTCATGGGTTTTGATCTGACCATCCTCAGCCTGTTCGGCATCGTCGCCCTCTCGGGCGTGGTGGTCAACGCCTCGCTGCTGCTCGTCGATCGCATCAACAGCGGACGGCGCGAGGGCAGCGAACTGCTCCCGGCGGTCATCGAGGGCAGCATGCGGCGCTTTCGCCCCATTTTGCTCACTTCCCTGACCACCTTTTTCGGCCTGGCGCCCATGATCCTCGAAACCAGCGTCCAGGCCCAGTTCCTTATCCCCATGGCCCTGTCCCTGGGCTTCGGGGTGCTCTTTTCGACGGGCATCACCCTGGTGCTGCTGCCCTGCCTGTACATCGCCCTCGAGGATCTGCGCGGCCTGTTCGGCCTGCGCCCCGCCCATGGCGACCACCGCGCCGAACTGGAACCCCCGCCCGCCTGA